TGAACCCTTAGGGCCTCGGAGGCTTCTTACCGCCTGGTCACTGGTCCAGCCTTTCGCGGACTCACCTTCAATCTCGGCGATCACATCGCCGCGCCTGATGCCCTTCATATAGGCTGGCGACCCCTCGAACAACGCGATAACTTTAATATCACCGTTTATTACTTGAATCGTAATGCCAAGACCATAATAGCGCCCCTCTTGACGCTCTCGCATCTGTGAATAGGTACGCGGGTCCATGAAGCTCGAGTGCGGATCGAGTGTTTGCAGCATCCCATTGATCGCACTGTAAATCAGTCGATCAGTGTCGACCTCGTCAACGTAGTTAGTTTCGATTACCGCAAGGGCATTGGAGAAGGCCTTATACTGCTCCGCCACTTGATCCTGCGTCGCCAACACCCGGCCGCCAAACAGACCGCCAGCAAGCGCAGAAACAACTACGACCATCACTAGCACCGGAAGCGACCGTATAATCCGCATGCTTGGGATCGTACTAAAATAAGCTCATATCTCGCAATGAGTTCCGAACATGGCCGTGTCGAGCCTAGCTTGACCGGATCTGAGCACGTTCCTATAATGCGAGTGGTATGTTTTTACGCGCTGACAGTTCAATCACGAACTGATTGCCGCGCTGCGCATCGTCCCGGGGACGTGGATTGTCCGACCGAAGCGACCCAAAATGAAGGGTTTAAGGAGCGCTAGAACATGTTTGGCTCAATTGGAATGCCCGAACTCATTATCATCTTCGTTATCGCCTTGATCATCTTCGGTCCACGAAAATTGCCGGAACTGGGTCGATCGCTGGGCAAAAGTATCGGTGAGTTCAAGCGCGCATCAAACGACCTGCGTAATACACTGGAAGAGGAAATTCGGGTCGAGGATACCCGCGCACCAGAGCCAAAGAAATCAGAAACGCCGATTCCAGCTCCCGAGGAAGCGCAAGCTTCCTCAGCCGCCGCGCCCGAGCCAGCATCCGTACCGGCCGACACGAACGCGGCTTCAGAACAGAGCCCGTCAAAATCGGGCGTCTGATTGTCCCTGACGGAACTCGATGTCGTCGGAGTCAGAAAAAGACCCGCATCCCGCACCCGTCCAACCGCAATCGCTTGAGGGCCCTCAGCTCGCTGACGACGAGGGAAGCTCGGCTGGCGGTCGGATGTCATTTCTAGAGCATCTAGACGAGCTTCGGAAGCGGCTCGTCTATGCGGTCTACGGCATTCTCGGCGGCTTCGTTGTTGCGTTTGCATTTATCAAGTTCATCTTTGAATTCATCATGGTGCCGCTTCAGGAGGCACTGCCGCCTGGCGGGAAACTCATATACACAGAGCCTGGAGAAGCTTTCTTTCTCTGGATGAAGATGGCGGCGCTCGCCGGTCTCCTACTGGCAATGCCGATCCTCGTGTCCCAGATCTGGCTATTCATTGCACCCGGCCTCTACCCGCGTGAAAAGAAGTGGGCGATCCCG
The nucleotide sequence above comes from Vicinamibacterales bacterium. Encoded proteins:
- the tatC gene encoding twin-arginine translocase subunit TatC, coding for MSSESEKDPHPAPVQPQSLEGPQLADDEGSSAGGRMSFLEHLDELRKRLVYAVYGILGGFVVAFAFIKFIFEFIMVPLQEALPPGGKLIYTEPGEAFFLWMKMAALAGLLLAMPILVSQIWLFIAPGLYPREKKWAIPFVVFTSIFFLGGALFSHFVVFRLAWSFFAGFSTDYMDFMPKIAPVFSLYVKMMLAMGIVFQLPTLVFFLAKLGLVTPKFLIKNTKYAILIIFIIAAVLTPSADPVTQTAMAAPMMVLYGISIGIAWVFQKGQPDDD
- a CDS encoding TatA/E family twin arginine-targeting protein translocase, giving the protein MFGSIGMPELIIIFVIALIIFGPRKLPELGRSLGKSIGEFKRASNDLRNTLEEEIRVEDTRAPEPKKSETPIPAPEEAQASSAAAPEPASVPADTNAASEQSPSKSGV